TCTGGAAAAGTTGGATTAGGTTATGTTTTAATATTTGCATCTTCAACATTCGATACAACTTTATTAATTGCTGGAATCTTTTTTACTATTATTGTAGGAATTTTCTATTATGAAGTTGTAAATATTTTAGAAAAAAAGATTCTTTATTGGCACGAATCGCAAAGAATAGAGAAATAAAAGGAGTAATTAAATGTATATAAAAGCAGATAAACCTGTTTATGAAGAGGGAACAGCTCATTTAAGATGTAAATCAGATAAAATTTCAGAGATTGTTTTTTTACCTGGAGATCATGCAAGAGTTGAAATGTTTAGAGATTTGTTAGAGGATTATGAAATAGTTTCTTTTAATAGAGAATTTAAAGTAGGAACTGGTAAATATAATGGAGTTCCTATTACTATTTGTTCTACTGGTATTGGAGGACCATCAACAGAAATAGCAGTTACTGAATTAATTGAATTAGGAGCAAAATATCTTATTAGAATAGGTGGTTGTGGAGCTATAAGAGAAGATATAAAATGTGGAGAATTTATAATTAATACAGGGTCTGTAAGAATGGGTGGAAGTTCAAAATTCTATGCTATGCCTGAATATCCAGCAGTTGCAGATTTTGATTTAGTAATGTGTCTTAAAGAAGCAAGTGAAAAGAAAAATTTTAAATGTCATTTAGGAATAGGAGCATCAATAGGTTCTTTCTATAGAGGACAGGGAAGAAATCCACTTTCTGTAGCAGATAAACATTATCAAGATTTATATGATGAATTAATAAGATTAAATGTAATGAATCTTGAAATGGAAGCCGAAACAATATTTACTCTATCATCAATCTATGGAGTAAAAGCTGCGAGTATCTGTGTAGTTCATTGTAATAGAATTACAAATGAATGGTTAGTAGAATATGGTGATCCGCAATTAAATATGTGTAAAACAGCTTTAGAAGCTGCAAAAATATTATATAATAAAGTAAATCAAAAGGGGGAATAATTTATGAAAAAATTATTTTTAATACTATTTTCAATTTTAAC
This Fusobacterium varium DNA region includes the following protein-coding sequences:
- a CDS encoding nucleoside phosphorylase, giving the protein MYIKADKPVYEEGTAHLRCKSDKISEIVFLPGDHARVEMFRDLLEDYEIVSFNREFKVGTGKYNGVPITICSTGIGGPSTEIAVTELIELGAKYLIRIGGCGAIREDIKCGEFIINTGSVRMGGSSKFYAMPEYPAVADFDLVMCLKEASEKKNFKCHLGIGASIGSFYRGQGRNPLSVADKHYQDLYDELIRLNVMNLEMEAETIFTLSSIYGVKAASICVVHCNRITNEWLVEYGDPQLNMCKTALEAAKILYNKVNQKGE